The Lolium rigidum isolate FL_2022 chromosome 2, APGP_CSIRO_Lrig_0.1, whole genome shotgun sequence genomic interval TATTTTGAGTTAATTACTACAGAATTTCATCCCAGAACTATTGCCTGCAAACTCATTTTCGCCCCTAAACTATGAAAGTGACCAAATTGTTCGCTGAACTATGTGGTGCGGCACATCTTTGTAATCTTGCCCATGTGGCAGTACACGTGGCATATCCACTCCACGTGAAGGACTGTGGGACGCATGAGGACATTCTGCACACGCGAAACCCCAAAGTTCCCACAGAAAGTGGCATTGGTAAACGAGTTATAGTGAATCAGGGACAAATTTCTATGCGAGAAAGTCCAACAACCACACTACAGCTATAACACAAGGAATGGTGGTACAGTGCAGTCCTTTCATCACATGCATAATATGTCTTGTCCTTCTATTGCCTAGTCACATTAGAAAGAGGTCGAGAATGAACCATAACGGGTAGTTAAGGGACCAATTTGGTGATAATGGTACTTTAGGGATGAAAATGCGGTTCGTGAGTGTGTGTGTGGTAGTTCGGGACGAAATTGGGTATTTACTCTTTTATTTTTGAACACTCTTCCAAAGAAATGCCTTAGAGTTGCACTGAAGTGACTAATTTGTCATACTAATTATCATTTATCTTCACATGAAGTTTTTTTATCCCATGGTTACCTTGCCGGGTATTATGAACTGATTTTCGTCTCTCCAATCTCAGGTGTCTTCTCCAACAATTATTGTTGAAAGAGCTGGAAGTTATGCTTGGACTCACAAGAGCTGGAGGGTGCGAGAAGAGTTTGTTCGCACCCTTGCGACAGCAGTTGGGCTTTTCGCTTCTACAGAGCTCCTTCTACAGCGAGTGTTTCTTTCACCTGTATGTCAGAatgttttttcttatttgataTGGAATTTATTTTTTCTTACTATTAAAAAGTGTtccctttattttcttgcataatTGGCATCTCTAACTGCTAGTTTTGTTTTAACTTCACAGGTCCTGCAATTGTTAAATGATTTGAACCAAAGTGTTAGAGAGGCTGCAATCTCCTGTATTCAGGTGGTTCATTACAAACCTTTATGCTTTTCAGTTACTTATGCATTTCTTTCTTCAAATTGCACTCCCTTCTCTATTGTGTAATTTTTTTCATTCGTTTTTGTTTTCTTTCGTATTTATATTCTTGTTACAGTTCCACCCTTATGATTTTAATTGGATTGTACAGTATGGTGACCTTCTTCTCTTGCAAAGCTATTTGATTTCATGAAATGCAAattatatgtttggaactttgaaTGTTCTCTTCTGATTGTGTACCTGTTTTCCTTTCTCGTACTCAGTTTCTTCCATTTCTACATTCTGCATTTCACCCATACACTTCTTTGACTAGTTTAGGCAAGAAGGCACCACTACTTATACCATGTGGCTACTTGCCACATGCCAAAGTTTACTTTAGGTTGGTACCAACCATATTGATGTTGAAAACAGATCAACACTACTGTTGTCATGCAATTTACCTATATCCAAATGCAATACTCaatgttttcttctttttctgcTATTGACTTCTCCTGAATCCCTGATGCTCTGCACATATATTTTATTGAAACATTTCATCCTTAATCGAATAATTTGCATCCTCTATTTTCACTACAGGAGATGTACAAAAATATGGGATCTCAGTTCCATGAAGAGTTACAGCGCCATAACCTACCTTCTTATATGGTAATCAACTAACTAATGCATGTGGTCCATTACTACTTTACCATGGTTATCTGATCTCTCCGTTATTATAGATTTCTTTTGTCGTGATTGTTGCATTTTTAGTAAATTACGCTTGAGCTCTGACCTTGCCCCCAAATTTAAAGCTGTGCTTGACATTGTGATTATTCATCCTTTTGCCTCGTTTGATGTTTTCAGCTAAAGGAAATAAATTCAAGATTGGATAAAATAGAACCAAAGGCTCCCTCATCTGATGGGGCCAGAGCGCAATATAGGGCCATGGAAAGATCTGTTAGTGCTCATCCCAAAAGAAGCAGTCCAAGGAAAAAAAACACATCAAGGGAAAGCACATTATTTGGAGGCAAGTTTTATTTTTAGCCTGTTGGACGAATCCATTCTATTTGATTAGTATTTTTTGTATGACCAAAAGTGTTAACAGATATTTTAAGTAGTGGCTTCTTTCTTATGTGCATCTGAGTTGATTATCTCAGTCCTAGATGGTTCATGGTTGTTGCTGCAAATGGTGTCGACCGCATTTTTCTTTTTACCGGGAGCTATCGACTGTCTTTGCGATGACGTTCCCAATATTTAGTCCCTCCTATTGCAGCATGCGGACCATTATTTAATGGTTGTTGACTTGTTGTACCTAGAGTCTATGCCATTATTCAGGACATATTTATATGTTTTGCAGAACAACAATATTTGTTGCTATAATGAGTATAGTTTAAGTGCATGCTCAATAATTGTAGACTTTTGAAAGATGTTTGGTTAGAAGGGTTACCAAATCAAGCTGAAATGAGCAATTTATTACTGCTGATTTGGTTCATATTACCAGTCTTTGCATGCTCAGTGCACTACTCAACATGGCACTCCTTTTGTATTCATGTACAGATAATGGTCACTAAAAGGCATTTAGTTGGTTCATGACTTCAAAATTCTGACTGACAGCAGTGGTAGATGCCACTTGTGGATCCACTGACATACTTAAAGTGTaaatcccatgtttccttcacaaaCTATGCTTAGATATTAACCTCAAAATATTTTGACTGATAATTATTGGCAACTCCGTTCTGGACCTTGCATTGATTAAAATATTTATAGTCCATCCACTCAATGTGAATAAACGCATTTGTCCCTTTCAGAGGTTCTCTATGTACTATCTTATGGATGCCATGATTAGAGACACCATCATCATTTCTTTGCTTGGTATATAAGGTAGAGGCCTCTTGTTTTAGTATTTTGTAGGATTTTTTTAACAAAATAATTTAGCAAACAAAGTTCAGTAGTCAAAAGTTGTTATGACAATACTAGTTTTACGCTAAGTTGCCATTTCTGAAGTTTTGTGGAAGTACAAACACATCACGATATTGATGATGTATGGTGTGATTTTGTGTTATTTTTCAGGTGATACAGATATTACTGAAAAACCAGTTGAACCCATAAGAGTTCATTCAGAGAAAGA includes:
- the LOC124692656 gene encoding CLIP-associated protein-like isoform X3; amino-acid sequence: MDLTKDANFRVAQGGLHALSAAAVLAGEHFKMHLNALVPAAVERLGDGKQPVRDASRQLLVTLMEVSSPTIIVERAGSYAWTHKSWRVREEFVRTLATAVGLFASTELLLQRVFLSPVLQLLNDLNQSVREAAISCIQEMYKNMGSQFHEELQRHNLPSYMLKEINSRLDKIEPKAPSSDGARAQYRAMERSVSAHPKRSSPRKKNTSRESTLFGGDTDITEKPVEPIRVHSEKELVREIEKIASALNPEKDWSIRIAAMQRIEALVYGGAIDYPSFFMLLKQLVHPLSSQLCDRRSSIVKQVNLGLDLHRPMDFGPNSHWTMLDWTILELDICSTKIQ
- the LOC124692656 gene encoding CLIP-associated protein-like isoform X4, which gives rise to MDLTKDANFRVAQGGLHALSAAAVLAGEHFKMHLNALVPAAVERLGDGKQPVRDASRQLLVTLMEVSSPTIIVERAGSYAWTHKSWRVREEFVRTLATAVGLFASTELLLQRVFLSPVLQLLNDLNQSVREAAISCIQEMYKNMGSQFHEELQRHNLPSYMLKEINSRLDKIEPKAPSSDGARAQYRAMERSVSAHPKRSSPRKKNTSRESTLFGGDTDITEKPVEPIRVHSEKELVREIEKIASALNPEKDWSIRIAAMQRIEALVYGGAIDYPSFFMLLKQLVHPLSSQLCDRRSSIVKQFILL